In the Nicotiana tabacum cultivar K326 chromosome 16, ASM71507v2, whole genome shotgun sequence genome, one interval contains:
- the LOC107802508 gene encoding mitogen-activated protein kinase kinase kinase 5 gives MPNIWKAFSLSSSSSHSSSSSSSTSTTSPTGSPNTRRFYGGRRRLIRQRKLRHVSDDELGLRGLNIQSLIIDERSKSLPVSPEFYVDFGSGSRSPHHLRHCSKSSPVPLPLPLPELNSLPKQNSAVDSNLPVRVDRDPLSPPLARDTSDRTPAEVTSSQHPRSSTPTYRRRRFPQDLNAEGVEFRLNVPARSAPGSGFTSPVPSPKRFSTQDLFQPPFHQPSSPSEAYSFQLSPTRVINSADHSPLSSPTLPNPVNRTRNHRSSAVHSHHKSLPESSLAWTEGNNIDVHPLPLPPGVQRHPELCTIQSNMDKPCISPTKGQWLKGKLLGRGTYGSVYEATNRETGALCAIKEVDLTPDDPKSAECIKQLEQEIRVLRQLKHPNIVQYYGSEIMEDRFCIYLEYVHPGSINKYVREHCGAMTESIVRNFTRHIVSGLAYLHSTKTIHRDIKGANLLVDASGIVKLADFGLAKHLSSCATDLSLKGSPHWMAPEVMQAVLRKDANPELAFAVDIWSLGCTVIEMFNGQPPWGEFNGVQAMFSVLHKSPPIPEKLSSEGKDFLWCCFQRKPADRPSAMMLLEHAFLRNTVAGCSEDFSGMKLHDALQSPKDPTNHKKELKPLLPGTSARHGKSPYSSENCQQTHPETCEYGAASHHSPRSTLEVLPCISSLELNSSSRAASPPSIPSSLPLGPENRSPCRNIRKGTPNICIRS, from the exons ATGCCGAATATATGGAAAGCATTTTCACTATCATCAAGCTCATCccactcttcttcttcttcttcttcaactagTACTACTTCTCCTACAGGTTCTCCAAATACACGTAGGTTTTACGGCGGGCGAAGGAGACTGATTAGGCAGCGTAAATTGCGGCACGTTAGTGATGATGAGCTTGGTTTGCGGGGCCTCAATATTCAGTCCTTAATTATTGATGAACGTTCGAAATCCTTACCGGTTTCTCCTGAGTTTTATGTGGATTTCGGGTCGGGTTCTCGGTCGCCCCACCACCTCCGTCACTGTTCCAAGTCCTCCCCTGTGCCACTGCCGTTGCCGCTTCCTGAGCTCAATTCTCTTCCCAAACAGAACTCAGCGGTTGACTCTAATTTGCCGGTTAGAGTTGACAGGGATCCTTTAAGCCCTCCTCTTGCAAG GGATACTTCTGATCGGACTCCAGCGGAGGTGACAAGTTCTCAGCATCCAAGATCATCTACTCCAACTTACCGACGTAGGAGGTTCCCTCAGGATCTGAATGCTGAGGGTGTTGAATTCAGGCTGAATGTTCCTGCTAGAAGTGCTCCAGGTAGTGGTTTTACGAGCCCCGTCCCAAGCCCAAAAAGGTTTAGCACACAGGACCTTTTCCAACCTCCATTTCATCAGCCGTCATCACCTTCAGAGGCTTACTCTTTCCAACTTTCACCCACAAGGGTTATAAACAGTGCTGATCATTCTCCACTAAGTAGCCCAACATTACCAAATCCAGTTAATAGAACCAGGAATCACAGAAGTAGTGCTGTGCATTCTCATCATAAATCTCTTCCGGAAAGTTCTCTGGCTTGGACTGAAGGTAATAACATCGATGTCCACCCGCTACCCCTTCCACCAGGAGTTCAAAGACATCCAGAATTATGTACCATCCAAAGCAATATGGATAAACCGTGTATATCACCAACAAAGGGTCAATGGCTAAAGGGGAAGCTTTTAGGTCGTGGTACATATGGAAGTGTATATGAAGCTACCAACCG TGAAACCGGTGCTTTATGTGCAATAAAAGAAGTTGATCTTACTCCTGATGATCCTAAATCTGCTGAATGTATAAAGCAGTTAGAACAG GAAATAAGAGTTCTCCGGCAGTTAAAGCACCCAAATATTGTTCAATATTATGGTAGTGAAATA ATGGAGGACCGCTTTTGCATATATTTGGAATATGTGCACCCCGGATCAATTAATAAGTATGTTCGGGAACATTGCGGAGCTATGACAGAATCAATAGTTCGAAACTTTACTAGGCATATTGTATCAGGGTTGGCTTACTTGCATAGCACCAAGACAATACACAG GGACATTAAGGGAGCAAATTTGCTTGTAGATGCATCTGGCATTGTCAAGCTTGCAGACTTTGGATTAGCAAAACAT CTTTCCAGCTGTGCAACTGATCTTTCTCTGAAAGGGAGCCCTCATTGGATGGCTCCAGAG GTAATGCAGGCTGTGTTGCGGAAAGATGCCAATCCAGAGCTTGCCTTTGCTGTCGATATATGGAGCCTTGGTTGCACTGTTATTGAGATGTTTAATGGACAGCCCCCGTGGGGTGAATTTAATGGG GTGCAAGCTATGTTCAGTGTTTTGCACAAATCACCACCTATACCAGAAAAATTATCTTCAGAAGGGAAGGATTTCCTCTGGTGCTGCTTTCAGAGGAAACCTGCAGATAGGCCATCAGCTATGATGCTACTCGAGCATGCTTTTTTACGTAATACTGTTGCTGGTTGTTCAGAGGATTTTTCAGGGATGAAATTACAT GATGCTCTGCAGAGTCCTAAGGACCCAACTAACCATAAAAAGGAACTAAAGCCACTTTTACCAGGAACTTCCGCCAGGcatggaaaatcaccatatagcaG TGAAAATTGCCAGCAAACTCATCCTGAAACCTGTGAGTACGGAGCAGCTTCTCACCACTCTCCCCGTTCTACACTTGAAGTCCTTCCCTGTATTTCTTCACTGGAGCTGAACTCAAGTTCGCGTGCAGCCAGTCCCCCAAGCATTCCTAGTAGCTTACCCCTGGGACCTGAAAACAGAAGTCCTTGTAGGAACATAAGAAAGGGAACACCAAACATCTGTATAagatcataa